The Bacteroidota bacterium genome has a segment encoding these proteins:
- a CDS encoding ABC transporter substrate-binding protein: MIFKDDIGNQTMIPDQPGRIISLCPSITETLFELGAGKQVAGLTSYCIHPFEKTKKIAKIGGPRNPDITGILDLAPDLVITSREENRQQDVCFLRNKVPVITFDVKSIESARYMILRLGLITGRIKPAMNYVQKLDRLLRKKEPQRENYSVLYLVWKDPWMAAGHGNYICDLMHSQGFINILPEHSRRYPEIDPNKIERPDFIFLSSEPFPFGSEHIEEASGLFGGTRTILVDGEMFGWYGTRIIRAIPYIRTLRKKITTGGYQH; encoded by the coding sequence ATGATTTTTAAGGATGACATTGGAAACCAGACCATGATTCCTGATCAACCTGGCAGGATTATTTCCCTTTGCCCATCGATAACGGAAACACTGTTCGAGCTGGGTGCAGGAAAACAGGTTGCAGGTTTGACAAGCTATTGCATACATCCTTTTGAGAAGACAAAAAAAATAGCGAAAATTGGCGGTCCCAGGAACCCGGACATTACAGGGATCCTTGATCTGGCGCCGGATCTTGTAATCACATCCAGAGAGGAAAACAGGCAACAGGATGTATGTTTCTTACGTAATAAAGTACCGGTTATCACTTTTGATGTAAAAAGTATAGAATCAGCCAGGTATATGATATTAAGGTTGGGTTTGATAACCGGAAGGATAAAACCTGCCATGAATTACGTTCAAAAACTAGACAGGTTGTTACGTAAAAAGGAACCTCAACGTGAAAATTACTCAGTTTTATATCTGGTTTGGAAAGATCCATGGATGGCTGCGGGTCATGGGAACTACATTTGTGATTTAATGCATTCACAGGGATTTATAAATATTTTGCCGGAACACAGCCGTCGTTATCCGGAAATTGATCCCAACAAGATTGAGCGGCCCGACTTTATTTTTCTGTCATCCGAACCATTTCCATTTGGTTCTGAGCATATTGAAGAGGCATCAGGATTATTCGGGGGCACCCGGACGATTCTGGTCGACGGTGAAATGTTCGGATGGTATGGAACGCGTATCATCAGGGCAATACCATATATCCGGACTCTGAGAAAAAAAATAACGACCGGTGGTTATCAGCATTGA
- the tilS gene encoding tRNA lysidine(34) synthetase TilS, with translation MLQQFKEFIRSRDLFDEKSMILLTVSGGIDSVVMAELFREAELNFSIAHCNFQLRGEDSEEDERFVTALAKSYNTGFFTARFDTREYADSRGISIQMAARELRYSWFEEIRREGNFNFIATGHQMDDLVETFFINLLRGTGITGLTGIPVKTGTIVRPLLFATREQIQEYASLKGLSFREDRSNNEIKYLRNFIRHRIIPLFQKQQPDFNRTIFETTQRLKLAQHAYSNYIEDLRKQFLQQDGERVILKLDFLKNLDEQESVLFELIRPFGFSYAVTMDICRALGGTPGKTFLSSSHRISLDRNVLLIDELIEERSEKFFIPRCQKKISQPFQLTFKVEKIDEFRIIDNPDLAFLDYEKIEFPLILKNWEKGDFFYPLGSSGHKKISDFLIDKKIPLPDKNKIWLLCSAGNIVWIIGHRIDHRFRVTKDTRKVLVVSYFRESPQILCQEDAI, from the coding sequence ATGCTGCAGCAATTTAAAGAATTTATCCGGAGCAGGGATTTGTTTGATGAAAAATCAATGATCCTGCTTACCGTAAGTGGAGGCATTGATTCAGTGGTTATGGCGGAATTGTTCCGGGAAGCGGAATTGAATTTTTCTATTGCGCACTGCAACTTTCAACTCAGGGGAGAAGATTCGGAAGAAGATGAACGATTCGTTACTGCGCTGGCTAAATCATACAATACAGGATTCTTTACTGCCCGGTTTGATACCCGTGAGTATGCAGATTCCAGAGGTATTTCCATTCAAATGGCCGCTAGAGAATTGAGATATTCCTGGTTTGAGGAGATTCGCCGGGAAGGTAATTTTAACTTTATTGCAACCGGTCACCAGATGGATGACCTGGTGGAGACTTTCTTTATCAACCTGCTCAGAGGTACGGGTATTACAGGTTTAACGGGTATTCCTGTTAAAACGGGAACCATTGTCAGACCATTGCTCTTTGCTACCAGGGAACAAATCCAGGAATATGCTTCTTTAAAAGGATTGTCTTTCCGGGAAGATCGATCAAACAATGAGATAAAATATCTCAGAAATTTCATCCGGCACCGGATTATTCCGCTTTTTCAGAAACAACAGCCTGATTTTAACCGAACAATCTTCGAAACTACTCAGAGGTTAAAGCTTGCCCAACATGCATACTCCAATTATATTGAGGATTTGCGAAAACAATTCCTTCAACAGGATGGTGAACGGGTTATCCTGAAATTAGATTTTCTCAAGAACCTGGATGAACAAGAATCTGTTCTTTTTGAATTGATCCGTCCGTTTGGCTTTAGTTATGCTGTTACAATGGATATTTGCCGGGCATTGGGAGGTACGCCGGGAAAGACCTTCCTGTCGTCATCACATCGTATAAGCCTTGATCGCAATGTTTTACTGATAGATGAGCTGATTGAAGAACGATCAGAGAAATTTTTTATACCAAGGTGCCAAAAGAAAATCTCACAACCGTTTCAACTTACCTTTAAAGTTGAAAAAATTGATGAATTTAGAATTATTGATAACCCCGATCTGGCTTTCCTGGATTATGAAAAAATTGAATTTCCGTTAATACTGAAGAATTGGGAAAAGGGAGATTTTTTTTATCCATTGGGTTCCTCAGGTCATAAAAAGATCAGCGATTTTCTTATTGACAAGAAGATTCCTCTGCCGGATAAAAATAAAATATGGTTGCTTTGTTCTGCAGGCAATATTGTTTGGATTATAGGCCACAGGATTGATCATCGTTTCCGGGTAACGAAAGATACTCGCAAAGTATTGGTAGTATCATACTTCAGGGAATCTCCTCAGATTTTGTGTCAGGAAGATGCCATATGA
- a CDS encoding thioredoxin family protein — translation MKKLFLSILAIILMSTVFGQILEPVKWSFDQKMINDKEAELVFTARIDKGWHLYSQDIPMSPPATTFTFNEGTGFEFIGKVTEPEAVAEYDPNFEMELKYFSDEAVFRQKVRLLTNEPLTISGFLEYMCCDDTKCLPPTDVDFSFSFNGGAAIETPAATKETEASETETQPLFETESLQGGVSGETVSVSEESQISDPEKKKVISKSMWDVIIEAIIWGFVALLTPCVFPMVPMTVSFFMKSGEDKRKGKIQALAYGISIVLLYTLPIAVIILITYFAGGKSVTADIFNWLSTHWLPNILFFLIFMIFAASFLGMFEIVLPSWMVSKADSKADRGGLIGAFFMALTLVLVSFSCTGPLVGTVLVKSAQGEIFEPIFAMLAFSIAFALPFTLFAFFPSWMHRLPKSGGWLNSVKVILGFIEIALGLKFLSVADQTYHWGILDREVYLAVWIVVFTMMGFYLLGKMKFAHDSDLPYIRVPRLMLAIITFSFVLYLLPGLWGAPLKALSGYLPPMHSHDFDLNEIIRDNVALSASGNSHESKIAVCDKPKYNDFLHLPHGLKGYFDYEQGLECARKLDKPLFIDFTGHGCVNCREMEANVWSDPRVLKILKEDYVVIALYVDDKTVLPEEQWVVSAYDGKTKKSIGKINADLQISWFNTNAQPYYVLQDHDGELLVPYRAYDLNVEGFVDFLESGLKAFDKQK, via the coding sequence ATGAAAAAACTATTCTTATCCATCCTGGCGATTATATTGATGTCAACGGTTTTCGGTCAGATCCTTGAACCTGTAAAATGGTCGTTCGACCAGAAAATGATAAATGATAAAGAAGCTGAATTGGTTTTTACGGCCAGGATCGATAAGGGATGGCATCTGTATTCTCAGGATATTCCGATGAGCCCACCGGCGACAACATTCACTTTCAATGAAGGAACAGGGTTTGAGTTTATCGGAAAGGTTACCGAGCCTGAAGCTGTGGCAGAGTACGATCCGAACTTTGAAATGGAGCTAAAGTATTTTTCCGATGAGGCTGTTTTCAGGCAGAAAGTTCGTTTACTGACCAATGAACCTTTAACTATCAGTGGATTCCTGGAGTATATGTGCTGCGATGATACTAAATGCCTGCCTCCGACAGATGTTGATTTTTCCTTTAGTTTTAATGGTGGAGCTGCAATAGAAACTCCGGCTGCAACAAAGGAGACTGAAGCCAGTGAAACTGAAACTCAACCTTTATTTGAAACGGAATCATTGCAGGGTGGTGTAAGCGGCGAAACTGTCTCTGTGTCAGAAGAATCCCAGATCAGCGACCCTGAAAAGAAAAAGGTTATTTCGAAAAGTATGTGGGATGTGATCATTGAAGCTATTATTTGGGGTTTTGTTGCCCTCTTGACTCCCTGTGTTTTTCCGATGGTTCCGATGACGGTATCTTTCTTTATGAAAAGTGGAGAAGACAAGAGAAAAGGGAAAATTCAAGCCCTGGCTTACGGTATATCTATCGTCTTGCTTTATACCCTGCCTATTGCTGTCATTATTCTGATAACCTATTTTGCCGGTGGAAAAAGTGTGACTGCCGATATTTTTAACTGGCTAAGTACACATTGGTTGCCTAACATCCTGTTTTTCCTGATTTTTATGATTTTTGCCGCTTCTTTCCTGGGTATGTTTGAAATAGTGCTTCCAAGCTGGATGGTCAGCAAAGCCGATTCCAAGGCAGACAGGGGAGGGCTTATCGGAGCATTTTTTATGGCGCTGACATTGGTGCTGGTATCATTTTCCTGCACAGGCCCACTTGTTGGCACAGTACTGGTGAAATCAGCTCAGGGAGAAATTTTTGAACCTATTTTTGCTATGCTGGCCTTTTCTATTGCCTTTGCTTTGCCTTTTACGCTCTTTGCCTTTTTCCCTTCATGGATGCACAGGCTTCCGAAATCCGGCGGATGGCTGAACTCTGTCAAAGTGATACTTGGTTTTATCGAAATTGCTCTTGGTCTGAAGTTTCTCAGCGTTGCTGATCAGACCTATCACTGGGGAATTCTCGATCGCGAGGTGTACCTGGCCGTTTGGATCGTGGTCTTTACCATGATGGGATTCTATCTCCTGGGGAAAATGAAATTTGCACATGACAGTGATCTTCCTTATATCCGTGTTCCACGACTGATGCTTGCCATCATTACTTTTTCATTCGTTCTCTATCTTTTACCCGGTTTATGGGGAGCTCCCCTCAAAGCACTTTCAGGTTACCTGCCTCCCATGCATTCTCACGATTTCGACCTGAATGAGATAATACGTGACAACGTCGCTCTATCCGCATCTGGAAACTCACACGAATCCAAAATCGCTGTGTGTGATAAACCTAAATATAATGATTTTCTGCACCTTCCCCATGGGTTAAAAGGGTATTTCGACTACGAGCAAGGTCTTGAATGTGCCAGGAAACTGGATAAACCTCTATTTATTGACTTTACAGGCCATGGATGCGTGAATTGCCGGGAAATGGAAGCTAATGTCTGGTCTGATCCCCGCGTCCTGAAAATCCTGAAAGAAGACTATGTTGTCATTGCTCTTTACGTGGATGACAAAACCGTACTCCCGGAGGAGCAATGGGTAGTGTCAGCTTACGACGGGAAAACCAAAAAAAGCATTGGTAAGATCAATGCTGACCTTCAGATATCCTGGTTTAACACAAATGCCCAGCCATATTACGTCCTGCAGGATCATGATGGTGAACTGCTTGTGCCATACAGAGCTTATGACCTTAACGTGGAGGGATTTGTGGACTTCCTGGAAAGCGGCCTCAAGGCTTTTGATAAACAAAAGTAA
- the gap gene encoding type I glyceraldehyde-3-phosphate dehydrogenase, whose amino-acid sequence MEKIRIAINGFGRIGRITLRYLLQRENMEVVAINDLAETKILAHLLKYDSVHGHFPGEVSFDDKHIIINGRKILVFEQDDPGNLPWKDLQIDVVIESTGQFVKKEDAIRHVTEAGARKVIISAPAKGESEGVKYIVLGVNDHLIDKSDVIISNSSCTTNNVAPLIMILDRFWGIEKGFITTVHSYTRDQNLLDAPHTDLRRARAAAYSIVPTTTGAAKASTRIFPHLKNNLGGAGIRVPVPDGSLTDLTCTLKTCTSVEEINSAFKEASETYLKGILQYTEDPIVSVDVIGNTHSAVFDAGLTAVLGEKHKLIKVVAWYDNEVGYANRLVDLIEKFV is encoded by the coding sequence ATGGAAAAGATCAGAATTGCTATTAATGGATTTGGCCGCATAGGCAGGATTACCCTCCGCTACCTGCTTCAAAGGGAAAATATGGAGGTTGTGGCTATTAATGATCTCGCGGAAACAAAGATACTGGCGCATCTGCTTAAATATGACTCTGTGCACGGACATTTCCCCGGTGAGGTATCGTTTGATGACAAGCATATTATTATTAATGGAAGGAAAATTCTGGTTTTTGAACAGGATGACCCGGGAAATCTTCCCTGGAAGGATCTGCAAATTGATGTTGTGATAGAATCGACCGGGCAGTTTGTTAAGAAGGAGGATGCCATCCGTCATGTGACGGAAGCAGGAGCCAGGAAAGTAATCATTTCTGCACCGGCAAAAGGGGAAAGCGAGGGCGTTAAATATATTGTCCTTGGAGTTAATGATCATTTGATCGATAAAAGTGATGTGATTATCTCCAATTCATCATGCACGACGAACAACGTGGCTCCGCTGATCATGATACTTGACCGTTTCTGGGGGATAGAAAAGGGCTTTATTACAACTGTGCATTCCTATACAAGGGATCAGAACCTTCTGGACGCCCCGCATACCGATCTCAGAAGAGCCAGGGCCGCGGCCTATTCCATTGTTCCTACCACAACAGGGGCTGCAAAAGCTTCAACAAGAATTTTTCCTCATTTGAAGAACAATCTCGGCGGTGCAGGTATCCGCGTTCCTGTTCCTGACGGATCACTCACTGATCTTACCTGCACTCTTAAAACCTGCACAAGTGTGGAGGAAATAAACAGTGCTTTTAAAGAGGCTTCGGAGACATACCTGAAAGGAATACTGCAATATACAGAAGATCCCATCGTGTCCGTTGATGTGATCGGTAATACCCATTCGGCTGTTTTTGATGCTGGATTAACAGCCGTTCTGGGTGAAAAACATAAGCTGATTAAGGTCGTTGCCTGGTACGATAATGAGGTGGGATACGCCAACCGTTTGGTTGACCTTATTGAGAAATTCGTTTAA
- a CDS encoding dipeptidase, translating into MEEQVNRYVEENKQRFLDELFGLIRIPSISSESARKDDMYKAAEYWKNAIISAGADKAEIFSTAGNPVVYGEKMIDPSAPTVLVYGHYDVMPVDPVELWKSQPFEPEIRDGKIYARGADDDKGQAFMHAKAFELMIKTGTLPCNVKFMIEGEEEIGSVNLGKFCDDYKDMLKADIILVSDTSMIAPDIPSITTGLRGLSYMEVEVTGPNRDLHSGLYGGAVANPINILAKMIASLTDDDNRITIPGFYDDVMIVNQEERANMARAPFNLENYKKSIDINEVWGEKGYSTMERTGIRPSLDVNGIWGGYTGEGAKTVIPSRAYAKISMRLVPNQDNHKISKLFEEHFRKIAPPCVKVNVKALHGGQAYVSPTDMTAYKAAEKAYEAVYGITPVPVRSGGSIPIISTFEEKLGIKSILMGFGLESDAIHSPNENYPLEQFYNGIKTIPHFYRYFTELMKSLA; encoded by the coding sequence ATGGAAGAACAAGTTAACAGGTATGTAGAAGAGAACAAGCAACGTTTTTTGGATGAGCTTTTTGGCCTGATCCGTATCCCGTCAATAAGCTCTGAATCGGCCCGAAAAGATGATATGTACAAGGCGGCAGAATACTGGAAAAATGCGATTATCAGTGCCGGTGCCGATAAAGCCGAAATATTCAGCACAGCAGGAAATCCGGTTGTATATGGTGAAAAAATGATTGATCCTTCAGCCCCGACGGTTCTGGTCTACGGCCATTATGATGTGATGCCGGTCGACCCTGTGGAATTGTGGAAAAGTCAGCCATTTGAACCGGAAATAAGAGACGGAAAAATATATGCACGTGGGGCTGATGATGATAAGGGACAGGCTTTTATGCATGCAAAAGCATTCGAGTTAATGATTAAAACAGGCACGCTTCCATGCAATGTAAAATTTATGATCGAAGGGGAAGAAGAAATCGGTTCGGTTAATCTGGGTAAATTCTGCGACGATTACAAAGACATGCTGAAAGCAGATATCATTCTTGTTTCTGATACTTCTATGATAGCCCCTGACATCCCATCCATTACAACAGGGCTTCGGGGATTAAGCTATATGGAGGTTGAAGTAACCGGTCCGAACCGCGACCTGCACTCCGGTTTATATGGTGGTGCAGTAGCCAATCCCATAAACATCCTGGCAAAAATGATAGCCTCCCTGACTGATGACGATAACCGTATAACCATTCCCGGGTTTTACGACGATGTGATGATAGTTAATCAGGAAGAAAGGGCAAACATGGCCAGGGCTCCTTTCAACCTGGAGAATTATAAAAAATCGATTGACATAAATGAGGTTTGGGGTGAAAAAGGATACAGCACCATGGAACGGACAGGTATCAGGCCTTCCCTTGACGTGAACGGGATTTGGGGAGGATATACAGGAGAAGGCGCAAAAACGGTTATTCCGTCCAGAGCTTATGCAAAAATCTCCATGAGACTGGTACCCAATCAGGATAACCACAAAATCAGCAAATTATTCGAAGAACATTTCCGTAAGATCGCTCCTCCCTGCGTAAAAGTTAATGTGAAAGCTTTACACGGAGGCCAGGCTTACGTATCTCCTACCGACATGACTGCTTACAAAGCCGCGGAAAAAGCTTATGAAGCAGTATACGGAATAACTCCCGTGCCCGTCCGCAGCGGAGGCAGCATTCCTATTATCAGCACCTTTGAAGAAAAACTTGGAATCAAAAGTATACTGATGGGATTTGGCCTGGAGTCTGATGCCATCCATTCTCCGAATGAAAACTATCCCCTGGAACAATTCTATAACGGTATAAAAACAATACCGCATTTCTACCGGTATTTTACCGAGTTGATGAAATCACTTGCATAA
- a CDS encoding T9SS type A sorting domain-containing protein has product MNRIFTIVFLTVFSTFLFSQSFVDAGANLTSVGEGSSVWGDYDNDGDLDLAMTGVTASGTFITQICRNDSGSFVIIEPGIPGLYASSLAWGDYDIDGDLDLMLTGASDTGPYAELYANNNGIFEEVNAGLPGIDHGQVHWVDFDNDADLDLFMTGSWMSILFENDNGLFTEFAEFDVLQNSRCDWGDYDNDGFQDLLLTGDNGGGFISKIYRNIQGVFVEIPTVFEGLFSGTAEFIDFDVDGDLDISLSGFDLYLEPRLMFFTNEGNGEFIEFPTYILGVALSAVEWADYDSDGDPDIFISGKTAGCGGITTNIWRNTGTGFEEDFTTSFPGFTKVSAKWADFENDGDMDILLTGLSATSTPVTILYRNNFGTNAFMSNNLPLAPQTLNSLVDGDKVLLSWSRGSDTETSAMGLSYNLRLGSDILGTDIISPLSIVSTGYRMVPAIGNAGQDTNMLISGLDPGTYFWSVQSIDHAFGGSAFFEEESFEVIATGFEQVEEYPAFRIFPNPAVLFLNIERKGFSGDETIRIFSSSGLLVGEYPARAENTTTINISHLTSGLYSFVLTGSGFSGTFFKK; this is encoded by the coding sequence ATGAATAGGATATTTACTATTGTGTTTTTAACGGTTTTCAGTACTTTTCTTTTTTCTCAGTCTTTTGTCGACGCCGGAGCCAACCTTACATCTGTGGGGGAGGGCAGTTCGGTTTGGGGTGATTATGATAACGATGGAGATCTCGATCTGGCGATGACCGGTGTTACCGCTTCCGGTACTTTTATCACCCAAATCTGCCGCAATGATTCAGGATCATTTGTTATCATCGAACCCGGTATTCCTGGATTGTATGCCTCTTCCCTTGCCTGGGGAGATTACGACATCGACGGGGATCTGGACCTAATGCTTACGGGGGCCAGTGATACCGGTCCCTATGCAGAACTGTACGCAAATAATAATGGAATTTTTGAAGAGGTGAATGCAGGCTTACCCGGAATTGACCATGGTCAGGTGCATTGGGTTGATTTTGATAACGATGCGGACCTGGATCTCTTCATGACAGGCTCATGGATGTCGATATTGTTTGAAAACGATAATGGTTTATTTACAGAATTTGCCGAATTCGACGTGCTTCAAAACAGCCGTTGCGACTGGGGGGATTACGACAACGATGGGTTTCAGGATCTTTTACTTACCGGGGATAATGGTGGTGGATTCATTAGCAAGATATACCGGAATATACAAGGCGTTTTCGTGGAAATTCCCACAGTTTTTGAAGGCTTGTTCAGCGGTACTGCCGAATTCATTGATTTTGATGTTGATGGTGATCTTGATATATCGCTTTCCGGGTTCGACCTATACCTCGAACCCCGTTTGATGTTCTTTACAAACGAAGGTAATGGAGAGTTTATAGAGTTTCCTACCTATATTCTCGGGGTTGCATTGAGCGCAGTGGAATGGGCTGATTATGATAGCGATGGAGATCCTGATATATTTATTTCAGGAAAAACGGCCGGTTGCGGAGGGATAACTACAAACATCTGGAGAAATACCGGAACAGGTTTTGAAGAAGATTTTACAACTTCTTTTCCCGGGTTCACCAAAGTGTCTGCAAAATGGGCGGACTTTGAAAACGACGGGGATATGGATATTCTATTGACAGGATTGTCAGCAACTTCTACCCCTGTTACTATATTGTACCGTAATAATTTCGGTACCAATGCATTTATGTCGAATAATCTGCCGCTTGCTCCACAAACTTTGAATTCATTGGTAGACGGGGACAAAGTCTTGCTATCCTGGTCGAGAGGTTCCGATACCGAAACCTCCGCGATGGGTCTAAGTTATAATCTTCGTTTGGGTAGTGACATTCTGGGAACAGATATTATTTCACCTTTATCGATCGTAAGTACGGGCTATCGCATGGTTCCTGCTATTGGCAATGCCGGACAAGATACGAATATGCTGATATCAGGACTTGATCCCGGCACATATTTCTGGAGTGTTCAGAGTATTGACCATGCCTTTGGCGGTTCAGCTTTTTTTGAGGAAGAGAGTTTTGAGGTTATAGCTACAGGGTTTGAGCAGGTAGAAGAGTATCCGGCTTTCAGAATATTCCCCAATCCGGCTGTATTATTCCTGAATATTGAAAGAAAAGGGTTTTCGGGTGATGAAACAATAAGGATATTTTCTTCCTCTGGATTATTGGTAGGGGAATATCCGGCAAGGGCTGAGAATACTACAACTATTAATATCAGTCATTTAACCTCAGGTTTATACTCTTTCGTGCTCACCGGTTCGGGATTTTCGGGTACTTTTTTTAAAAAATAG
- a CDS encoding 2-oxoacid:ferredoxin oxidoreductase subunit beta, which yields MNNIVTKDDYKVDQPVKWCAGCGSFAILSAVQSALAESGVKKEDVVFVSGIGCSSRFPYYINTYGFHGLHGRGAAIASGIKVANPKLDVWHITGDGDSMAIGGNHFIHLVRRNIDMNVLLFNNKIYGLTKGQYSPTTPRGSVTKTSPDGTIENPFKPGELTMGAQGTFFARVVDTEPKRMKDVFLAATRHRGTSVVEILQNCVIFNNRIHSEITGKDVKDDHQIFLEHGKPMIFGKDNDKGIILEKSRLKVVKLGEDGITEKDILVHDAHDADDTTHYMLVRMTLPNYPIATGVIRSVTDVTYEQALEHQLETSMSQTKLKNLDDLLRQNSWIVK from the coding sequence ATGAATAATATCGTAACTAAAGATGACTATAAGGTTGATCAACCGGTAAAATGGTGTGCCGGTTGCGGATCCTTTGCAATATTATCGGCCGTTCAGTCAGCTCTTGCAGAAAGCGGCGTGAAAAAAGAAGATGTTGTTTTCGTTAGCGGAATCGGATGTTCGTCAAGGTTCCCCTATTACATCAACACATATGGCTTCCATGGACTTCACGGCAGAGGTGCCGCGATCGCATCCGGAATTAAAGTTGCCAATCCTAAACTCGATGTTTGGCATATCACCGGTGACGGCGACAGCATGGCTATCGGCGGTAACCATTTCATTCACCTGGTCAGGCGTAATATCGATATGAATGTGTTATTATTCAATAACAAAATCTACGGATTGACTAAAGGCCAGTATTCTCCAACTACACCCAGGGGGAGCGTCACCAAAACCTCTCCTGATGGAACTATTGAAAATCCTTTCAAACCGGGTGAATTGACTATGGGTGCACAGGGTACGTTCTTCGCCAGGGTCGTTGATACTGAACCGAAAAGGATGAAGGATGTTTTTCTGGCAGCCACCAGACACAGAGGTACCTCCGTCGTTGAAATATTGCAGAACTGCGTTATCTTTAACAACCGCATCCATTCGGAAATTACCGGCAAGGATGTGAAAGATGACCACCAAATCTTCCTGGAACACGGAAAACCAATGATCTTTGGTAAGGATAACGATAAAGGGATTATCCTGGAAAAATCACGCCTGAAAGTTGTGAAACTGGGCGAAGATGGTATAACAGAAAAGGATATTCTTGTTCATGATGCCCATGATGCGGACGATACAACGCATTATATGCTGGTTCGGATGACCTTGCCAAATTATCCGATTGCTACAGGAGTGATACGCAGTGTTACCGATGTAACCTATGAACAGGCTCTTGAACATCAGCTGGAGACTTCCATGAGTCAAACCAAACTGAAAAATCTGGATGACCTGCTAAGACAAAACAGTTGGATCGTTAAGTAA